GAACAGACTCATGGCGCCATTCTCGCGCATGGGCGGGGGCGGGTGTCCCTCAGGCCCGCTCGCCCCGGCTGCGCGCGTTGACGTAGGCAGTCGCGATCCTCAGGCGCTCCGCGACGGTGTCCTGCCGGGGCGGCGAAGGCTCGCCGGGCGCCGGCGAGGACTCGGCGAGCGCCGCGGTCAGCCGCCGGGCGACGTCCATCGTGCAGCACCCCAGTTCCACGAGCGGCGGGAGGTACCGATGCGCGTACGAGACGGGGTCGGGGTGCAGCGACGGCAGCACCACTCCTACGCGGGCGAGGGCTTCCCGCAATTCCGTCGTCACGGTTTCCACTTCCTTGGGCTGCTTCATGATCGTCCGTACTTTCCGTGGAGGGTTTCACTGTTCGCATTCAGAGCGTGACGGTGCGGAACTAGGCTGGGCAAGGAGATCGGCGCTACAACTGCCGCGCAGCACAAAGGAGTTAGGTTATGGCCAATGCCTCGCGACAAGCGGCCTGGGAATACTGGGGCGCGGAGCTCAAGCGCCGCCGGGAAGAATCCGGCTTAACCCAGGAAGCATTGGGACGACAGGTGTTCGTCTCAGGCGGCTACGTCGGCCAGTTCGAGCAGGCGATCAGGAAGCCGCAGTTGGATGTGGCGGTTCGGATCGACGGAGTTCTACAAACCGACGGTTTTTTCGAGCGGACCTGGCGAAAGCTGATCGACGACCAGCGCTACGCGGATTATTTCGCGGCAGCAGCGGAGCTGGAACGGCTGGCGACGAAGATCTGCGACTTCGAGTCGATGATCGTGCCGGGGCTGCTGCAGACGGCGGGCTACGCGCGGGTGCTCACGCTTGCGAACAATCCGCTCGCGACGGAGGAGTACATCGAGGACAAGGTCCGTGCCCGACTCGACCGTGCGGTGATCCTCAAGGACACTAGGCGGCCCTTGTATTGGGCAGTGCTGCACGAGGCGGTGCTACGCGTGCCGGTCGGTGGACCCGCCGTCATGGCCGGGCAACTGGAGCACATCGCGCGGCTCGCGCGCGAGCGGAAGATCCTGATGCAGGTTCTCCCGTTCGCAGCCGGCGCGTATCCGCTCATGGGTCGCATGCTGACGCTCATGGAGTTCGAGGATGCCCCACCAACCGCCTATACAGAGGGCGTGTATTCGGGGAATCTGCTGGACGATCCGGCCGTAGTGATGCGGGTGCGGGAGGGCTACGATCTGGTCAGGGCCGCCGCGCTGTCGCCGGAGGCGTCCCTGGCCCTGATCGAGTCGGCGGCGGAGGACTACAGA
This Streptomyces decoyicus DNA region includes the following protein-coding sequences:
- a CDS encoding helix-turn-helix domain-containing protein, whose protein sequence is MANASRQAAWEYWGAELKRRREESGLTQEALGRQVFVSGGYVGQFEQAIRKPQLDVAVRIDGVLQTDGFFERTWRKLIDDQRYADYFAAAAELERLATKICDFESMIVPGLLQTAGYARVLTLANNPLATEEYIEDKVRARLDRAVILKDTRRPLYWAVLHEAVLRVPVGGPAVMAGQLEHIARLARERKILMQVLPFAAGAYPLMGRMLTLMEFEDAPPTAYTEGVYSGNLLDDPAVVMRVREGYDLVRAAALSPEASLALIESAAEDYRRCASST